The Actinomycetota bacterium sequence TCGATCGCGGTGCTCATCTCAGGTTCCTTCCGAACGAGCGGGTGGTAGCCCCTGCAACTCGCGTTCATGTGGAACTATTCCAGTATGACAAAGCCGGGGCCCGAAGCGCTCGACGTGTGGACGGCGCTGCTGATCGCCCATCGCCGTCTGACCACGCAGCTCGATGGCGAGCTGCGAGCCGCGGCGGACATGACCCTCGACGAGTACGACGTGCTGTACCAGCTCCGCGGCGCGGGTCGTGCGCTCCGTATGTCGGAGCTCGCGGCGCGGGTGCTCATCAGCCGGCCGTCGACGACCCGCGTCGCTGACCACCTCGTGCGCCGAGGATGGCTGGAGCGTCGGTACGACGACGCCGACCGACGGGTCGTGCTCGTGGGGCTCACGCGGGAGGGCGGGCGCGCCCAAGCGCGGGCCGCCAGGCTGCATCTCGACGGGATCGCCCGCCTCGTCGAGTCTCCGCTCGCCGGTCACGAGTTGCACTGCGTCTCGGGGGCGCTGCGCGCGCTCGCTGCGAATCGCACGCCCGCGGCGAGAAGCCGGCTCGGTGGGGAGGCGCGGGCCCGGATGTGACGTGGGGGCGATCGCGCGGGTGCACCCTACACCGGTGGGGTGCCACCCTCCAGCTCGGCGGCCTCCAGACGCCTGGCCACATGCCGAAGCCCGAGCCCGCTCACGACGGCGCCGATCCCGACCAGGGTCATCTGCCCGATCTCGGTCCCGGTCACCGCGAGGTCATCGTGCACGCCCTTCACC is a genomic window containing:
- a CDS encoding MarR family transcriptional regulator — protein: MWNYSSMTKPGPEALDVWTALLIAHRRLTTQLDGELRAAADMTLDEYDVLYQLRGAGRALRMSELAARVLISRPSTTRVADHLVRRGWLERRYDDADRRVVLVGLTREGGRAQARAARLHLDGIARLVESPLAGHELHCVSGALRALAANRTPAARSRLGGEARARM